Below is a genomic region from bacterium.
AGAGGGGCTGCGTCAGGCGCTTTCCACACGTGCTGGGAGTTGGAAGACGATTGTCATGCTGAACTTCCCGAACAATCCCACCGGATACTCGGTGACCAAGGATGAGGCAAATGCCATTACCTCCGTGCTCGTCGAGGCCGCCGAAAATGGATGCAACCTGGTAATAGTATGTGACGATGCTTACTTCGGTCTCTTCTACGACGAAGACGTTCTACAGGAGTCGATGTTTGCCATGCTTGCTGGGATTCATGAGCGAATCCTGGCAGTTAAGGTGGACGGACCGACCAAAGAGCAGTTCGTCTGGGGTTTCAGGACCGGTATGCTGACTTTTGCCAGCCGTGCGAATCTGAGTCAGGAGGCACTCTACAGCGCTTTGGAGAAGAAAGTCGCTGGTGCGATTCGAAGCGCGATTTCAAATTGCTCCCAGCCTGCTCAGTCCGTATTAGCGAAAGTACTGTGCAGTGAGGCTATCGAGACAGAGCATGAGGAGAAGTACCATATACTCGCGGGCAGAGCCAGAGAAGCTATGAGGATCCTGAGCTTGCCCGAATTTGGCGATGTGTGGGAACCATACCCATTCAATTCCGGCTACTTTATGTGCCTCAAACTAAAGCACGTGGCTGCCGAAACCTACCGAACGCATCTTCTTGAGAAGTATGGCATCGGGGTGATCGCAAATGGCGAGAGCGACATCAGGGTTGCGTTTTCAGCTGTGGAATGTGACGAACTATCGGAACTTTACCACCAAATGGCGGAAGCCGCAAGGGATCTTCGCAATTCCCCATAGACCCGAGCTGTCATTCTTTGAGAAGAGTAACTTTATATGATTGGTCGCCATGAATAACGGTTTTCCAAGTCTCGGTTAATACCGATTCAAACAAAAGGGTTTTGATAACGCTGGTTCAGGGGTCCCACCCGGAATACGTTCATGGTGGCAAAGCTTTTCAGGTCAACCAAAACAATTAGATGATACATCCACAGGAGGATACGATTATGAAATGTCCCGTTTGTGACGAATCACTTCGCGAAGTACAAAAGCACGGAGTAAGCATTGATATTTGTCCCGGATGCAAAGGTATATGGCTTGACCGGGGCGAGTTGGAGAAGATACTGGATCTGGCGGTTACAAATGGACCAGTGTCTGAAACGAGAAGTGACCAAGCTAGGCCACAACAAGTGTTCGAAGAACCACGCAGGTCGTTCAATGAGCACAACGACCATGACAATCACGATAAACGCGATCACGACAAACGTGAACATGATGAGCATGGCCGCGAACAAGGCTATGGCCAGAAGAAAAAGAAAAGTTCTTGGCTGGGTGATATTCTTGGTGGTTTAGGCGGAGATTAGCTGGAAGCTACCTTTCCTCTCCGCATGCGGCACGAGTACTCGTCAGCGCTAGCTTTCGGGTACTCGTGCTGCATACGGTCAAAACGCGGTGTATTGGCATCTAAAAGACAGGGATGAGCGAGTTATCATAGATGAGTTCCATAAAGAAATTGAAAAGTCTAAAATGCTGTGTATTAGGCTGCGGCTGCACGATGGTTGGTGTTGCCATTGCTGGTGTATTGCTGACAGGGGCGATGACAGGCGTTGTCGGATGGATATCAGGGGCCGCAAATCGAGTAGGTGTTAATATCCCTAAGGACATTAAGATACCAACGGAAATCAGGTTCCCGAAAGAAATCGGAATTCCTCCGATCACCCTGCCAAAGCTACCTGTAAACCCCTTCAAGCTCTCCGCGCAGGAGCAAATTGTGCTTGGACGGGAGGTAGTCGTAAAACAAAAACTTGACCAGGATGCTTTCGATGACCAAAGAATCAACGAAATAGCTGCACAACTGGTCAAGACGCTGCCTGCCAAGTACAAAGGCCCTGCTGATCTCGGCGGTTGGGAATGGAAATTCCGCGTTCTGCGAACGAAAAGCGGAGAAGTAAATGCCATCGCTCTTCCAGGAGGCAAAATCTACGTTTATGACGGGCTGATCAAGCTGACTGACGGAAATAATGACGAACTCGCAGCTGTAATCAGCCATGAAATGGCACATGTTGTGGAGGAGCATTCCGCTAAACAACTGAGCAATGCAGGACTCTTGCAGAAGGCTACGGACTTTTTGCTTCAAAATGCAGGCGGCGGCGGGGGAACACAAGAAGAGATGATCGGCGTCCTGGCAGCCCAAATGGGTCAACAAATAACTCAAATGCGCCTTTCTCAGTCTGCTGAATACCAAGCAGACGATATTGGTTTTTCGATCATGGCCACTGCCGGATATAACCCAAAGGTCGGTCTCAACATACTTCGAAAACTCGAAAAGCTCTCAGGAGAGAAGAGTTCACTCCTGAGCGGTGTGTTCAGCACGCATCCTCCGACGCAGAATCGGATACAGAGGCTGCAAAAGAACATGGCCAGCTACCAGTCAGTTGGTAAAGTGAACTAGGTATATATGGAACTACTTCAAGGCGAAAACCTGATAAAACTGATCCAGAGTGTTGGCTATATCGGTCTCTTTGCAATTGTCTTTGCTGAGTCGGGTTTGCTAATTGGTTTCTTTCTACCGGGAGACAGCCTATTGTTTACTGCCGGCTTCTTGGCCGCACAAGGATTCTTGAATATTTATTGGCTGATAGCGATCTTGTTGACGGCAGCAATTCTTGGTGACAATGTTGGCTATATGTTTGGCAAGAAGGTCGGCCTCAGACTATTCGACAAAAAGGACTCCTTCTTGTTTCATAAAAAGAATCTGATGCGTGCAGAGATGTTCTATGAGCGGTATGGACCGATGACAATAGTTGTCGCGCGATTTATCCCTGTAGTCAGGACATTTGCTCCGATTGTAGCGGGGATCGGCAAGATGGATTACAGATTATTCGTTTGTTACAATATAGTCGGCGGTGTAATCTGGACAATTTCGCTTACACTGGCAGGATTCTACTTATCCAAAGTAATCCCCGACGCAGAAAAGCATCTCGAACTGATAATAGCAGTGATAATATTGTTGTCCGTCATGCCACCGATTCTTCATATTCTTAAAGAGAGACACCTGCGAAAAAGAGAAGCGCGAGTCACTACGAGAAACGATCGGGAATATGAGGAGAACAACAATGCCGTTTGATACCAGCTTAGAAGGCAATAAGAAATTGATTACTAGTCTTAAGAAAAACACGAACCGTATCTTTAACATATTAGGAATCGTTGCTTTGCTAACATTAGTTGTCAGTGGTATGAGCATGCTG
It encodes:
- a CDS encoding VTT domain-containing protein, whose protein sequence is MELLQGENLIKLIQSVGYIGLFAIVFAESGLLIGFFLPGDSLLFTAGFLAAQGFLNIYWLIAILLTAAILGDNVGYMFGKKVGLRLFDKKDSFLFHKKNLMRAEMFYERYGPMTIVVARFIPVVRTFAPIVAGIGKMDYRLFVCYNIVGGVIWTISLTLAGFYLSKVIPDAEKHLELIIAVIILLSVMPPILHILKERHLRKREARVTTRNDREYEENNNAV
- a CDS encoding M48 family metallopeptidase, whose translation is MKSLKCCVLGCGCTMVGVAIAGVLLTGAMTGVVGWISGAANRVGVNIPKDIKIPTEIRFPKEIGIPPITLPKLPVNPFKLSAQEQIVLGREVVVKQKLDQDAFDDQRINEIAAQLVKTLPAKYKGPADLGGWEWKFRVLRTKSGEVNAIALPGGKIYVYDGLIKLTDGNNDELAAVISHEMAHVVEEHSAKQLSNAGLLQKATDFLLQNAGGGGGTQEEMIGVLAAQMGQQITQMRLSQSAEYQADDIGFSIMATAGYNPKVGLNILRKLEKLSGEKSSLLSGVFSTHPPTQNRIQRLQKNMASYQSVGKVN
- a CDS encoding zf-TFIIB domain-containing protein, encoding MKCPVCDESLREVQKHGVSIDICPGCKGIWLDRGELEKILDLAVTNGPVSETRSDQARPQQVFEEPRRSFNEHNDHDNHDKRDHDKREHDEHGREQGYGQKKKKSSWLGDILGGLGGD
- a CDS encoding aminotransferase class I/II-fold pyridoxal phosphate-dependent enzyme, with the translated sequence MKPGSEARPLAIELNEVIQRENPHIYGMLSEYGKRSFFPKGILSQSAEAKEKATKFDATIGIAREKGKPMFLPSIMQHFPTLSPADALTYAPATGRPDLRAKWRDLLLSKNPSLADKSFSMPIVTSGVTHAISLVGDLFVDKGDVILLPDKFWENYELLFATRFQAQLALYPFFNTTGGFDVEGLRQALSTRAGSWKTIVMLNFPNNPTGYSVTKDEANAITSVLVEAAENGCNLVIVCDDAYFGLFYDEDVLQESMFAMLAGIHERILAVKVDGPTKEQFVWGFRTGMLTFASRANLSQEALYSALEKKVAGAIRSAISNCSQPAQSVLAKVLCSEAIETEHEEKYHILAGRAREAMRILSLPEFGDVWEPYPFNSGYFMCLKLKHVAAETYRTHLLEKYGIGVIANGESDIRVAFSAVECDELSELYHQMAEAARDLRNSP